From one Lolium rigidum isolate FL_2022 chromosome 4, APGP_CSIRO_Lrig_0.1, whole genome shotgun sequence genomic stretch:
- the LOC124707398 gene encoding metacaspase-4-like gives MGRKRAVLVGINYPGTEGELKGCLNDVARMRRCLVDRFGFDDADIRVLADADQSTPPPTGANIRLELERLVGDAQPGDTLFFHYSGHGLQLPPETGQEDDTGYDECIVPCDTNLIKDQDFTELVRKVPDGCLFTMVSDSCHSGGLIDKTKEQIGNSTKQGKVRQRQREMRPPSSGANMCASLIGAVRGALEYIGIRLPRRGNQKQSADEAKAQAATVASRSLPLSTYIRMLKQQTGKEDVGVGSIRATLFHHFGEDATPKIKKFVKAMLTRNAKPDGDEGGDQADALGLGPAMQEEVRGVEEVYAGAAARVPPRNGVLISGCQTDENSSDLTMADGASYGALSNAIQAVLAEEKRGKVVTNRELVLRARGLLSKQGYVQKPGLYCSDEHADAAFIC, from the exons atGGGGCGGAAGCGCGCTGTGCTGGTGGGCATCAACTACCCGGGGACGGAGGGGGAGCTCAAAGGCTGCCTCAACGACGTGGCCCGGATGCGCCGGTGCCTCGTCGACCGCTTCGGCTTCGACGACGCCGACATACGCGTCCTCGCCGACGCCGACCAGTCCACGCCGCCGCCCACGGGGGCCAACATCCGGCTGGAGCTGGAGCGGCTCGTCGGTGACGCGCAGCCCGGAGACACCCTCTTCTTCCACTACAGCGGCCATGGCCTGCAGCTGCCGCCCGAGACCGGCCAGGAAGACGACACTGGCTACGACGAGTGCATCGTGCCCTGCGACACCAATCTCATCAAAG ACCAAGATTTCACTGAGCTGGTGCGAAAAGTCCCCGATGGCTGCCTCTTCACCATGGTGTCGGATTCATGCCACAGCGGCGGCCTCATTGACAAGACCAAGGAGCAGATCGGCAACAGCACCAAGCAGGGCAAGGTCCGGCAGCGGCAGCGAGAGATGCGACCACCTTCCTCCGGCGCCAACATGTGCGCCTCGCTCATTGGAGCCGTCCGTGGCGCGCTCGAGTACATCGGCATCCGCCTCCCTCGCCGCGGCAACCAGAAGCAGAGCGCCGACGAGGCGAAGGCGcaggccgccaccgtcgcgagccGGTCGCTGCCCCTGTCGACGTACATCCGGATGCTCAAGCAGCAGACGGGGAAGGAAGACGTCGGCGTGGGCTCGATCCGTGCGACTCTGTTCCACCACTTCGGCGAAGACGCCACGCCCAAGATCAAGAAGTTCGTCAAGGCCATG CTGACGCGGAACGCTAAGCCGGACGGCGACGAAGGCGGGGATCAGGCCGACGCTCTCGGGCTCGGGCCAGCCATGCAGGAGGAGGTGCGAGGCGTTGAGGAGGTGTACGCCGGGGCCGCGGCGAGGGTGCCGCCACGCAACGGCGTCCTGATCAGCGGTTGCCAGACGGACGAGAACTCGTCGGACCTGACCATGGCGGATGGCGCGTCCTACGGAGCACTCAGCAACGCCATCCAGGCCGTCCTCGCGGAGGAGAAACGCGGGAAGGTGGTGACCAACAGGGAGCTCGTGCTGAGGGCGCGGGGTTTGCTGTCCAAGCAGGGGTACGTTCAGAAGCCTGGCCTATACTGCAGCGATGAACATGCTGATGCTGCCTTCATATGCTGA
- the LOC124707397 gene encoding metacaspase-5-like produces the protein MGRKRALLVGINYPGTKAELKGCHNDVARMRRCLLDRFGFDDAAIRVLDDADPAAPQPTGANIRRELARLVADARPGDFLFFHYSGHGTRLPAETGQDDDTGYDECIVPSDMNLITDQDFTELVQKVPDGCLFTIVSDSCHSGGLLDKAKEQIGHSTRQNKAQQGKREVQSDSGSGSGFRSFLKQTARDVLESQGVHIPHRGRQESSNDDSEAEEPSVTDGHVKNRSLPLSTFIEMLKEQTGKDDIEVGSIRMTLFSIFGDDASPKIKKFMKVMLEKLQQGQHGGVVGFVGALAQELLKAKLQGKQEDLKPAMEQEVHSVEEVYAGTTARVPSNGVLISGCQTDQTSADATTSKGLSYGALSNAIQAILAEKNRKVTNKELVLKARELLSKQGYKQQPGLYCSDKHTEVAFIC, from the exons ATGGGGCGGAAGCGCGCGCTGCTGGTGGGGATCAACTACCCGGGCACCAAGGCGGAGCTCAAGGGCTGCCACAACGACGTGGCCCGCATGCGCCGCTGCCTCCTCGACCGCTTCGGCTTCGACGACGCCGCCATCCGCGTCCTCGACGACGCCGACCCGGCCGCGCCGCAGCCCACGGGGGCCAACATCCGCCGGGAGCTGGCGCGGCTCGTCGCCGACGCGCGGCCCGGGGACTTCCTCTTCTTCCACTACAGCGGCCACGGCACGCGCCTGCCCGCCGAGACCGGCCAGGACGACGACACCGGGTACGACGAGTGCATCGTGCCCTCCGACATGAACCTCATCACAG ACCAAGATTTCACAGAGCTTGTGCAGAAAGTCCCCGATGGCTGCCTGTTCACCATAGTCTCAGACTCCTGCCACAGTGGTGGCCTACTTGACAAAGCCAAGGAGCAGATTGGGCATAGCACAAGGCAGAACAAGGCCCAGCAAGGCAAACGGGAAGTGCAGTCTGATTCTGGCAGCGGCTCCGGCTTCCGGTCCTTCCTCAAACAGACGGCCCGGGACGTGTTGGAGTCCCAAGGAGTTCACATCCCTCACCGTGGCCGCCAGGAGAGCAGCAACGATGACAGTGAGGCTGAGGAACCCTCAGTCACAGATGGTCACGTCAAGAACAGGTCGCTGCCCCTCTCGACATTCATCGAGATGCTCAAGGAACAGACCGGGAAGGACGACATCGAGGTGGGCTCGATCCGGATGACGCTGTTCAGCATCTTCGGTGACGACGCCAGCCCCAAGATCAAGAAGTTCATGAAGGTGATGCTGGAAAAGCTGCAGCAGGGACAACACGGGGGCGTGGTGGGTTTTGTGGGTGCCCTGGCGCAGGAGTTGCTGAAGGCTAAGCTACAGGGCAAGCAGGAGGACTTGAAGCCGGCCATGGAGCAAGAGGTGCACAGCGTGGAGGAGGTCTACGCCGGAACGACGGCGAGGGTGCCCAGCAACGGGGTGCTGATCAGCGGGTGCCAGACCGACCAGACCTCGGCAGACGCAACCACTTCCAAAGGCTTGTCCTACGGCGCACTCAGCAACGCCATCCAGGCCATCCTCGCGGAAAAAAACCGGAAGGTGACGAACAAGGAGCTCGTGCTGAAGGCGCGGGAGCTGCTGTCCAAGCAGGGCTACAAACAGCAGCCTGGACTCTACTGCAGCGATAAGCACACTGAGGTGGCTTTCATATGCTGA